The sequence AAAACTATGTACATCCATTATCTCGGTCTGACTACTACCTCCCTTCAATGCCAAAATACATCTGAAAGACTTCACAACAGCCTTTCTCATTCAAGAACTGGTAGAGCTGCCCAAGGTCCATGTGATTGCCTCTGTTTCCATGGGGGTCAAACATTGCTTCTTCAAAGCCTGTAAATTTGCGCAGGGAGTCTATATGTTCAACAAGCCTGCTGTCCTCACTCTGACAATCAAGGGAAATATCCTCTCTGTGTCGAATCATGATCTTCTTCCATGTCAAAACCTTCACTCTGTGAAATAGGGGAATAAGATTGGAAAAATATTAAACCTGACACCTCAGCAGGCTTCTGGCTGTGATTAAGTCATccccaaaaaacccaaatcaACAGGCAAGGTACCTGGACCAGAAATCCTCGCAGGCAGATTGAGGACcttccacacacacaatacCAGGTTTCCCAGGCATGCTAAATCCTGACAGGCCCAGCTCCTTTGACCAATCCAAGATGTTCTTCCTTTTCGACTTGTTGTAAATGTGGTGACTGTAGATCCACAGCCGGCTGAACACTTCAGGCATCCGAGGTGAGGCAGACTCCTTCTTAGGACCTGGGGCTTCTAATAAGCTCTTATCAATAAAAAGCTGGAGGTTGTCTTTCACCCATTCAACAGCAGAGAGCACACATATTTCCCCCTGGCAGTTTCCCATGAGGTATGCATTAAGAAGTGCCTGGAGCTGTGTCTGCTGGGCCCTACTGAGACCAGAACACCTGAAGCAAGAATAACACATGTTCTAAGAAGGTTTCAAAGAACATTTAAGGTCACTTGGCACTGGGAATTTCCATATCTGGGAGCAATGACAGCACAGCTTCAGGAGGTTCAGCGCTATTAATTATAGTGACTAATGATACACTTTAAACAAATTAGAGGCACTGTTTCTTCCACTTactgctgtggctgtgttattgttacacaaattaaattttctttcattcaaaaCTATATTTAAAGGCAACACTGTGAATGCTATCTGTGCTCATCCAGGCTGCGCTTCCTATATGGTAGAAAAACCTGGGCCACTAGTATTCTATTCACTATACTATTGTTTTCGCTCTCTCTCGTTTTTTTCAACAAGTCTGTACACAGGCAGGTGAGACTCTCCTGAGTGAGCTCCCTAACTATTTTCCTTTATGTTAGGAGTTCAAATGAGGATAATCGCTTACCGGACTGTTATTTCTGGTAACACACTAGGATATTCAGATGGGTAAGCACAGGACAGAATGAACACCGTCTGTATGGGGAAAAAACATGAGAAATTAAActaaataatgatttttttaaaaattatatataatgACAGATTAGTTACCCCCTCTGTGTTCGCAGAGTCCAGCTTTTGTTTGATGAGAAACTGGGGTCTGGACGGTGGAGGGCCGCCTGTTGAAGCTGAGCCCTCCACGTAGTCCCTGAGCTCGGCTAGTGCCAGCTGGTCAGTGAACTCCAGCTCCTCCACGGTGGGGAACATGCTGGTTAGCAGCTCTATCTCTGCAAGCTGAGACTCAGCCCACTCCAAGTAAGACATGCTGCTTTAGTCGAGAACTAAAATAGTCAATCTTTTCTAATGTTCATTT comes from Astatotilapia calliptera chromosome 14, fAstCal1.2, whole genome shotgun sequence and encodes:
- the rwdd2b gene encoding RWD domain-containing protein 2B, producing MSYLEWAESQLAEIELLTSMFPTVEELEFTDQLALAELRDYVEGSASTGGPPPSRPQFLIKQKLDSANTEGTVFILSCAYPSEYPSVLPEITVRCSGLSRAQQTQLQALLNAYLMGNCQGEICVLSAVEWVKDNLQLFIDKSLLEAPGPKKESASPRMPEVFSRLWIYSHHIYNKSKRKNILDWSKELGLSGFSMPGKPGIVCVEGPQSACEDFWSRVKVLTWKKIMIRHREDISLDCQSEDSRLVEHIDSLRKFTGFEEAMFDPHGNRGNHMDLGQLYQFLNEKGCCEVFQMYFGIEGR